From the Sulfuriferula nivalis genome, the window TGCTTCTAAACAGCGTTCAACGGCGCACCCTATGAGGAGTCGCCCTAACCCACGATTGCGATGCGCCAAATGCGCAGCCAACCGGCCTAAACGAAAGCAAGGCACTGGATAACGCGGTAATTTTTTTTGCGTTTGCTCATCCATTTGAACCGCATCGATTTGTGCTGCACTTAAACTGTAATAACCCAGTATGGCTTTTGGCATGTCTGTATCGACCAAAACGCGTACCACAGCAATACCCTTTTTGCTTTGCTGGACGGCAAACCGGTGAAGGTATTCATCTAGCTCTGCAACGCCAGACGTAAAGGCTTGGCGATCATGGTGGTGAGGATCGAGCAATTGCTCTTCAAGCACGCTTAACCTTTCGTGCATCGTTCAGTGCATTTTGCAACGCGACATTCGGCGTAAATGTTCCATTAAGAGCCATGGTGAATGCCTGAAAATCCTGAGCTGACATCGTGATACGGGATTCACGATCTAACAGTTCACGTGCCTTTTCTTTGGCGGCCGTGCGCACAAATGCAGCCATCGTGGTGCCCACCAAGGCCGCAGCACGAGAAACAACATCTTTTTCCTCTACATCCATTTTTAAATCAAATCGAGCGACAGCAGACATGATAATCTCCTAAAATACGGTAAATTTACGTATACGGTAATATACCGTACATATAATAAGTAAGCAAGTGTCACTTTTTGAAATTTTATACGTTTATGATACGTTGAACATGTGACTGATAAAGTGACACTTTCTGGCAAGCAAAAATGCAAATATTAAGTGTCACGCAAACGAACGTTCAGGTGACATTATGTTGATTGGCAACACCATCGCCGGTGCCCAATACACCTTCAGCCTCGACTACGCAGGTCAACTGGGCTTAACCAGTGCCAATACCCAGATAGGCGTCTACCTCGATGGACAGCTGCTGGGTAATTACAGCAACACCAGCATCAACAGCCTCAACTGGCAAACGCTCAACTACAGCTTTAAAGGAGATGGTGCAACACACACCCTAAGCGTACAACTGATCAACGGCACCAACACCAGCACTGCCCGCGGCGCGATGATCGATGCGTTAAGCCTCATCGAAACCCTGCCGCAAAGTGCAAGCACCATATACGGCTTTACTGGCAGCCCGATCACCTTACCGCAGATCTCGGACCAACTGGCAGCGAACGACCCTGGTCTGCTCATCACCACCCTGCAGGGCTTACCAGCAGGCACGGTAGTGAGCGACGGCAAGAATAGTGCTACCATCAAACCTGCAAGTGGCGCACTCAACCTGACCGGTTGGAACCTCGGCAGCCTGACCCTGACCGTACCGACCAACCAGCAAGCAGGTGAGGGAGAGGATAACAACAATTGCACCACCCTCAACCTCCAGGTAGTCGCCACCAGCGTGGAATCAGCCAATGGATCCATGGCAAGCATAACGAAAAACATAACAGTACAACTGCTGAGCGGAAAAGCATGCGCCACACCAGTGGGTGTAAACCCCTATGTGAGCTACATCAACAACCCGTCCAGCACACAGATACTGAACACTAATAACGTTTCATATTTTGCACGTATCACGGTGAATTTGTGTATAATATGAAACATTATGCCAAGCAAACCAATTACTCTTTTCCCGCAAGAAATAAAGCTGCTTACCAATTTAGGTGGGCGATTAAAGCTTGCTCGACTGCGTCGAGAACTTGGCGCAGATACCGTTGCAACAAGGGCGCGCATATCAAGAACAACGCTGTATCGCGCTGAAGAAGGGTCGCCGGCTGTGGCGATGGGCGTTTATTTGCGCATTCTGGTTGTGCTTGGACTTGAGAACGATCTTGCTCAGGTAGCTGTTGACGATAAATTGGGTAGAAAACTTCAGGATATTGGCTTAACCATCAAGAAAAGGGCGCGGAAGAGTGAACGGGAAACTTGAGGTCTGGCTAGATGTTGATTTTATTCCAGAAATAACCAGGGTAGGCACGTTGTCCCACGACAAAGGACAGGTTCGTTTTGCCTATGACGCGAACTGGTTAAAAAATCCTCTGAAATTTATTATCGATCCAAATCTATCCCTCGATGCGGCACCGTTTTATCCAAATCCCGACACGGGTAATTTTGGAATATTTCTCGACTCTTCCCCCGATCGATGGGGACAAACACTGATGAAGCGGCGCGAGCTACTTGAGGCAAAAGATCAAGGGCGTGCTGCTCGCACGTTATATGCATGGGACTTTCTGGTCGGGGTGCAGGACGAGACACGACAAGGGGCGCTTCGTTTTCGCTATGAAGGCGAAATTGAGTTTTTAGCTGGCGACAAATTATCAGCCCCACCCATTACAAGTCTTGGTGAATTGGAGTCTATCGCACGCGAGCTAACAAATAAACGCATTGATGACTTGAATGCATTACGCAAATGGATTTCCGTGCTGGTAGCTCCTGGCGCGTCTCTTGGTGGCGCAAGACCAAAAGCAAACTTTGTTGATAATGATGGTTCGCTTTGGATAGCAAAATTTCCCTCTCGTTATGACCAAATCAATGTGGCAGCATGGGAGATGGTGACGCATACCTTAGCCAAGAATGCGGGGATCAACGTTCCTTCAGCAAAGATTATGCGATTCAATAGTGATCATCACACATTTTGCATCAAGCGTTTTGATCGAACCGAATCAAATCGTGTGTTTTATGCGTCCGCCATGACTATGTTAAAGAAAATTGATAGTGAAAATTCCAGTTATCTTGATATTGCGCAATCAATACAGACGCACTGCGCAGCTGAAAATATCGCATCCGATCTTGCTCAACTGTTTCGTCGCGTAGCTTTTAATATTGCCGTATCCAATCGTGATGATCATTTGCGAAACCACGGGTTTATTCTAAATAAGAATGGCTGGTCACTTGCCCCCGCTTTTGATATGAATCCAAATATTGACAAGGCAGAGCACGTACTAAATATTGACGACAGCGATAATCGGCCTGATATGAATACTGTATTATCCACATCTGATTTCTACGGATTAAAAACAGAGAGAGCGGAACAGATTGTTGATGAAGTCTTGGGCGCGGTGGGAATGTGGCATCAGGCAGCTCAAAGAGTCGGTTTACACAAAGGCGAGATTGAACTTATGGAATCCGCTTTTGATTTAGAACAGCAACAACTATTGCTGCCAGGGCATGAGCAATAAACCTTCAATGGCTTGAATCAACGGAATCAGGCTAGAGTCAACTTCGTCCAAACTTTTCACGGATTGACAATGCACGCTGCACCAGTTTGCATAAAAGGAAATCAAGCCATGTTCCTCAAGCAAAGAAAGGGGTATATCCCCCCCTTAAACTGTGGTGTGCCACAGGCATGTGGCCAAGTTATCTTTCCTGAAAGAATATTTTCTACGGTCTTTCGATCCAATCCCGGAGTAGCAAGGGTGGCATTAGTAAGAAATACCGATAACGCCTTAGCGTGGATATGATCCGTATATGAATAGGATTCGACACGTCGGTTTCTAGACGCATACCCTTTTAGGATGGATTCGAGGTGTTGCCAGTTTTCTGAATAGTTCTGCATTCTGAGTGTGGGTGCGCTGCAATTAAGTTGACCTGCTACATCAGGGTAGCGGCAATTATGGGGCATATCAGAAAATATGTGTTTTCCGAATAACCGCTTCGCTATCTGTAGCAGACGTACCCAGAATTAATGCCTATTGACCTCTATTGGCACGTAAGCGACATTAAAGACTTCAGATTCCAGAGCCATTCTACGACTGCTTTCGACATATTACCAGACACACCCATGCTGCATTGCCAATCAGCTTTTGCTGCTGGATAGGTGAGTCATTTCAAGTAGCTGCTTTGGAAAATAATGAGTGGCGGGTTTGAGAGCAGTACAGGTGGCGGTTTTCACCAGAATACGCAGTGAGGCGGAGCTTCAACAGTGATAGCATCAGCATATGGGCTACTCATACCCATTATTAGCATATCCCGAAATCCTTGATTAACGCCCCGGGTAGCACTTCATTAAGTTGTCTTGTATTGAGCCCATACATGCGTGACAGAATATTTCCAAGCACACTGCGATAATCGTTAAATACAGGTAAATCCCGCTGTTGAAACAAGGTGGCTTCGTTGATGTCCATCAATTCACCTGCTAGTTTGCCACCTGATACACTACCACCCAATATCCACATTGTATTACCGTGCCCATGATCAGTGCCGCGATTGCCGTTTTCACGGAAAGTGCGGCCAAACTCTGACATGACTACCACTGTAGTATTACGCCAGGCGTCAACGCCCAACTCATCAGCATAGCTCGATAGACCTCGTCCAAGATTGCCCAAATTGTTAGCCAGCACACCATTAGATGCACCCTGATTGACGTGTGTATCCCAGCCCCCCACGTCAACGAAACCCACTGCATAAGCTGGGTTGTCGCGCATCAATGCGGCCATTGAACGCGCCACTTTCTCGAAACCACTTGCTTTGGCTGCGCCTCTGGAAGCATCCTTCATTTCTTTATCCAACAATGCGGATACTTGTTGCCGTGTCTGGATACCTTCATCGACGTACATCTGCATGGCTTGTCCTTGGTACAAGGCTTCAAGCATGCTGGTTTGACGTGGATCCGCCATCGCGTTGACCTGCCCTTGCAAGTTAATATTAGGTATCTCAGCAACGCCCTTGAATATCGGTGTGATATTGGAAGTAAACGACATGCCATTCAGATTGCGCCCACCTTGTCGTAACAGTGCAACCAAACGATATAAAAAACCGCTACTGTAATCTAGCGCATGACTGGAATTTTGCCCTAGTTCCATCACATCCTGCGACTGGAAATGACTGCGAGACAAATCCTGACTTCCTGAAAATGGCACCAATACTGCCTGCTGCGCTTGAAACATGGTATGTAGCGATGATGCAACCGCTGGATGTAAGCCATACCCATGACCTATATCCAATGCAGCATCGGGATTGGCTGGATTAGGCTGGGCAAGTGCAATATTAGGTCTGGCGGCATAATAAAACGGATAACCATGTGGAACTAACAGACTTGCCCCATCATAAGCACCGCGTAACATGACGACCAACAGCCGTGGAGATGATGAACTATTAGGAATAGCCCACGTCTTCCAGGACAATCCCAAACCAGTCATGGCCAGTGTTTGATTGATAAATTGTCTACGATTCATCATATTTCGCCTTACCGATACATAAATTCAGGTGAGGAGAGTAGTAAGCTATTCCACTCATCCATCGTCAATGTCTGTCTCAATATCTGTGAAGTCTGGCTGGATAACAGCGGACGAATCAAGTCGTAAATTCCAAAAGTATCGACAGGATGTGCGATACGAGCTTCGTTACGCACAGTCTGCAACTGTTTTTTGTCAGTAGCATCCAGCGAAATCGCCAACTGCTCGTTGGTATAAAGCGTACCAGCATTCCAGAACATGGCACGGGCGATTTCAAAACGTTTGGCCATCTGGTCAGCACTCAAACTGTCTTGCTTACGCATGCCATAGCCTTCTGGTGTTAAATGTGTGTATAGCGGCTCACCTAACTGATTGATCCAGTTTACCACTGGACGCACATCCTGTATGGGCTCGCCGCCATACAGCAGGCGCATTGATGACAGCACATATTGCACTGGGTCTTTGTACTTGCTTCCCAAATACTGACCGCTCGAAAATGCCGCGGAATGAAACAAGGTATTGAGGGTCTTGGCAATATCGCCGTCAGTTTTGCTAAAGGTATGCGCCATCTCATCCACTACGCTGGCAGGTGGATTGTCATCCAAGAAATATAGCGCTAGCTGATGCGCTATAAAATGCGCTGTGGCGGGTTGCTGTGCCAGCATGTCCACCGCACGCACCACCTCATCAGCATTTCCTCCTGCGGGAAAATTCTGACCTAAGAAGAATTTGGCATGTTGATCATGACGCTTGGGATTAAAACAAAACAGTGAACTGGATGCGGTTACATTTGCCAATTGCGATGTCCCGGCCAAGCAGCCATTGCCTGCCAAATCGACTCCAACACCAGTCAATATGCGAGCCAAATTTTCCACATCGGCTTGGGTATATCCGCTGTCAACACCCATGGTATGCAGCTCCATGATTTCTCGGGCATAGTTTTCATTCACCGCACCAGCTGAGTTTTGTGCATTATCCAGATAAATCAGCATGGCTGGATGGGTCAGGGTAGCTAACAGCAAATCACGGAATTTACCCAACACATGCGGTCGTATTGCATGTTCCTCATAATCCGCTAGGAGCAGGCTGTTGTTACCCTTGTATTGAAAGACATTGAAGTGATTAAACCAAAACCAGGTCAACATTTCCTGTAACTGATTAGTTGAATAAATGGCTCGCAATACTCGCCGTTCTGCGGCTTGCTGTACATATAATCCAGTGTGTTGGTTGAGTGCTTGCTGCAATTTATCCTTCATATCAGGGTTAGCCGCATTGACCTGCTGCTCTGCCAAACGACGCTCAGCAAGCAGATCAATGGGGGTGCGCTGGCTAATATCCATCGCTGCAATTTGGCTACGCACCATAGCGGGCAATCCATCATCACCTTGAAACACCAGTTGAACGAAGCCGCTATCGCGGAGAAATATTCCCGAACCATCAAATTACGCAGCATAATTTCGTCTCCCCCAGCAATGGAATTTTGATTACTGTACCACGAGGAGACGACATTGACAGCCCCCACACCCATCCCCGCGCACTTCGAGCACAATCACCAGCGACTGCTGAATTGCCTCAAGCTCAGAGGCATGCAGCCTAAAACCATCGCCTTGTATTCACACGGCGTACGGCGCGCAGCGGTGTATTTTAATGACCAGATAGACGCGCTCACCAAGCCACAATTAACCGACTATTTTGTTCGCATCCTGGATACCCATTCATGGAGTACGCTCAAACATGATCTGTATGGACTGAAGTTCTATTATGCCCATGTACTCAGCCAACCCTGGCCAGGTGCGGATCTGGTTAAACCACCCAAGTCATATAGCCTGCCCGACATCATTACCGTCGCCCAGGCACAACAAATCTTCATGGCCACCCGCGTATTGAGCTACCGCGTATTCTTCTTCACCCTCTACAGCCTGGGCTTACGATTAGGCGAAGGCTTACGCTTGCAGGTAGGGGATATCGATGCGGATCGGATGCGGGTGCAAGTACGCAACGCCAAAGGCAACCGTGATCGATTGGTGCCGTTATCAGAGAACACCTTGCAGGTATTGCGCCGTTTCTGGCTCACCCATCGCAACCCAAGCTTGCTCTTTCCTAATCGACACGGCGGTCTTGCCAAATCGCACTTGGCACGCACCCCGCTGGATCGTGGTGGTATCCAGACCACCTTGGGTCAAGTGACCCGTGACTGTGGCTTAAAAAAAGAATTACACCACACAGCCTGCGCCACAGCTATGCCACCCACCTGATAGAAGCTGGCATCGATTTACTCGAAATTCAGCAGATACTCGGACACCAGTCCATCCTCACCACCATCCGCTACACCCACCTCACCGAACAACGCCATCAGAGCGCACACACTCGCCTTAATCAATTAATGGAGAAATTCCACATTCATTGGGGCAAAGTCAAATGATCAGACTGGCGCACATCGTAGCAACCTACGCAGCTAAACTGCTTGCACAACACGGTCATCACCTATTGCCCAGCCAGCAAGCTGCCTTAACCGCCTTTCAAACCTGCCGTAGCCAGATGAGCCCGAGGATGCAACTTGCCTGTGATGATTGTCAAACACCCAGCTACCTGCCACATTCCTGCGGTCATCGGCATTGCCCGCATTGCCAGGCGCACGAATCACAGCGCTGGATAGACCAGCAATTACACAAATCCATCCCCGCCAACTACTTCATGCTCACCTTCACCGTGCCCGCCCAGTTGCGCACACTGGCCTGGCAACATCAGCGCGTCATGTATGACTTGATCACACGCTGCGCGTGGGAAACAGTCAACACCTTCAGCCAAAACGACAACAAGCTGCGCGGCAGCGCAGGGGCGGTGACTGTACTGCATACCCATAACCGCCGACTGGACTATCACCCCCATGTGCATCTCGTCATGCCCGCTGTCGCCTTTAACCCCAAACAGCGACGCATGCGTCATAAACACGGCAACTACCTGTTTAACCACAAAGCCCTGGCCAAAGTATTTCGTGCCAAATTACTGGCAGGCATCAGACAAGCAGGACTCACCCTGCCAAACGATTACCCGACCGATTGGGTGGTGGATTGCAAAGCCGTCGGCACTGGACAGCACGCTCTGATCTACCTTGGGCGCTATCTGTATCGGGGGGTGATACAGGAGAAAGACATCCTCTCCGACCGGCATGGTCAGGTCACCTTCCGTTACCGGAACAGCCAAACCAAACAAATGGAAACCCGTACCTTGAGTGGTGTAGCCTTCCTGCGACTGATACTGCAACACATTCTGCCCAAAGGCTACCGCCGCGCCCGCAACTTTGGCTACCTGCATCCCAATAGCAAACTACTCACCCAGCTACAGCTGACCCACCTATGGCGACGGAACAATCCGCCGCCAGCGCAACCCAGACCAGCGATACGTTGCCAATGTTGCGGTGGGGTGATGAAGATAGTGCGCACACG encodes:
- a CDS encoding helix-turn-helix domain-containing protein, with product MPSKPITLFPQEIKLLTNLGGRLKLARLRRELGADTVATRARISRTTLYRAEEGSPAVAMGVYLRILVVLGLENDLAQVAVDDKLGRKLQDIGLTIKKRARKSERET
- a CDS encoding IS91 family transposase, with product MIRLAHIVATYAAKLLAQHGHHLLPSQQAALTAFQTCRSQMSPRMQLACDDCQTPSYLPHSCGHRHCPHCQAHESQRWIDQQLHKSIPANYFMLTFTVPAQLRTLAWQHQRVMYDLITRCAWETVNTFSQNDNKLRGSAGAVTVLHTHNRRLDYHPHVHLVMPAVAFNPKQRRMRHKHGNYLFNHKALAKVFRAKLLAGIRQAGLTLPNDYPTDWVVDCKAVGTGQHALIYLGRYLYRGVIQEKDILSDRHGQVTFRYRNSQTKQMETRTLSGVAFLRLILQHILPKGYRRARNFGYLHPNSKLLTQLQLTHLWRRNNPPPAQPRPAIRCQCCGGVMKIVRTRIKAIPLATSAPSIKREHRADDTGWETMR
- a CDS encoding GNAT family N-acetyltransferase; protein product: MHERLSVLEEQLLDPHHHDRQAFTSGVAELDEYLHRFAVQQSKKGIAVVRVLVDTDMPKAILGYYSLSAAQIDAVQMDEQTQKKLPRYPVPCFRLGRLAAHLAHRNRGLGRLLIGCAVERCLEAKKHVAAYALVVDAKGEDAKSFYEHYGFITCRDNPMILYLPLGT
- a CDS encoding DUF1778 domain-containing protein, with the translated sequence MSAVARFDLKMDVEEKDVVSRAAALVGTTMAAFVRTAAKEKARELLDRESRITMSAQDFQAFTMALNGTFTPNVALQNALNDARKVKRA
- a CDS encoding DUF1501 domain-containing protein is translated as MMNRRQFINQTLAMTGLGLSWKTWAIPNSSSSPRLLVVMLRGAYDGASLLVPHGYPFYYAARPNIALAQPNPANPDAALDIGHGYGLHPAVASSLHTMFQAQQAVLVPFSGSQDLSRSHFQSQDVMELGQNSSHALDYSSGFLYRLVALLRQGGRNLNGMSFTSNITPIFKGVAEIPNINLQGQVNAMADPRQTSMLEALYQGQAMQMYVDEGIQTRQQVSALLDKEMKDASRGAAKASGFEKVARSMAALMRDNPAYAVGFVDVGGWDTHVNQGASNGVLANNLGNLGRGLSSYADELGVDAWRNTTVVVMSEFGRTFRENGNRGTDHGHGNTMWILGGSVSGGKLAGELMDINEATLFQQRDLPVFNDYRSVLGNILSRMYGLNTRQLNEVLPGALIKDFGIC
- a CDS encoding DUF1800 domain-containing protein; this encodes MVRSQIAAMDISQRTPIDLLAERRLAEQQVNAANPDMKDKLQQALNQHTGLYVQQAAERRVLRAIYSTNQLQEMLTWFWFNHFNVFQYKGNNSLLLADYEEHAIRPHVLGKFRDLLLATLTHPAMLIYLDNAQNSAGAVNENYAREIMELHTMGVDSGYTQADVENLARILTGVGVDLAGNGCLAGTSQLANVTASSSLFCFNPKRHDQHAKFFLGQNFPAGGNADEVVRAVDMLAQQPATAHFIAHQLALYFLDDNPPASVVDEMAHTFSKTDGDIAKTLNTLFHSAAFSSGQYLGSKYKDPVQYVLSSMRLLYGGEPIQDVRPVVNWINQLGEPLYTHLTPEGYGMRKQDSLSADQMAKRFEIARAMFWNAGTLYTNEQLAISLDATDKKQLQTVRNEARIAHPVDTFGIYDLIRPLLSSQTSQILRQTLTMDEWNSLLLSSPEFMYR
- a CDS encoding type II toxin-antitoxin system HipA family toxin, with amino-acid sequence MNGKLEVWLDVDFIPEITRVGTLSHDKGQVRFAYDANWLKNPLKFIIDPNLSLDAAPFYPNPDTGNFGIFLDSSPDRWGQTLMKRRELLEAKDQGRAARTLYAWDFLVGVQDETRQGALRFRYEGEIEFLAGDKLSAPPITSLGELESIARELTNKRIDDLNALRKWISVLVAPGASLGGARPKANFVDNDGSLWIAKFPSRYDQINVAAWEMVTHTLAKNAGINVPSAKIMRFNSDHHTFCIKRFDRTESNRVFYASAMTMLKKIDSENSSYLDIAQSIQTHCAAENIASDLAQLFRRVAFNIAVSNRDDHLRNHGFILNKNGWSLAPAFDMNPNIDKAEHVLNIDDSDNRPDMNTVLSTSDFYGLKTERAEQIVDEVLGAVGMWHQAAQRVGLHKGEIELMESAFDLEQQQLLLPGHEQ